One window of the Camelina sativa cultivar DH55 chromosome 1, Cs, whole genome shotgun sequence genome contains the following:
- the LOC104705249 gene encoding uncharacterized protein LOC104705249: MYTEGAPDFVIDQSMYYPAYYCSGYDSSVEWENHQVIAGVDGSEVQYTGGQNENSPYICYTPSYGYAQSPYNPYNPYIPGASVGVDSSFVGFQQYYSSAPYENAASSPTYVPYVIQPDIVSNSSTDSLVATDLANGGQCDIRGSRQRDGSAISGFPKDAPKSSTVNSLDRTYEKLRSSTGQNKQPGVSKNDFAPAPAHSLQGKTAPVDSVSSSRRLSYGQLDIANGFSSVASNSYKPRSKMYDGVGDNHLTRSPDTSEHYRGSRTRRSRNQFVVKAYTTKAGNADAEGNIVINPDQYNKGDIRTDHSNAKFFVIKSYSEDDVHKSIKYGVWSSTLHGNKKLQSVYEDAQRIATEKSCECPIFLFFSVNASGLFCGVAKMTGPVSFNRDMDFWQQDKWSGSFPVKWHIIKDVPNSYFRHIILHNNENKPVTNSRDTQEVMLKQGLEALKLFKNHAERTSLLDDFMYYENRQRLMQEEKARLPFRTFRSPFPIPKPNISD; this comes from the exons ATGTATACCGAGGGAGCCCCTGATTTTGTCATTGACCAGAGCATGTATTACCCCGCTTATTACTGTTCAG gttATGATTCATCCGTCGAATGGGAGAACCATCAGGTTATTGCTGGTGTAGATGGTTCAGAGGTCCAATACACG GGTGGGCAAAATGAAAATTCTCCCTATATATGCTATACACCAAGTTATGGATATGCACAGTCTCCTTACAATCCGTACAATCCTTACATACCAGGCGCTTCAGTAGGCGTTGACTCTTCGTTTGTTGGATTCCAGCAGTATTACTCCAGCGCCCCGTATGAGAATGCTGCATCCTCGCCTACTTATGTTCCATACGTTATTCAGCCTGATATTGTCTCGAATAGTTCAACAGACTCTTTGGTAGCGACTGATTTAGCCAATGGTGGTCAATGTGATATAAGAGGATCCAGACAGAGAGATGGTTCAGCAATTTCCGGGTTCCCAAAAGATGCTCCAAAATCTTCCACAGTTAATTCTTTGGATAGGACCTATGAGAAACTAAGGTCTAGCACTGGACAGAATAAACAGCCAGGAGTCTCCAAGAATGATTTCGCTCCAGCTCCTGCACATTCTCTCCAG GGCAAAACTGCTCCCGTTGACAGTGTTTCCAGCAGCAGACGCTTGTCTTATGGGCAGTTAGACATTGCTAATGGGTTTTCATCCGTTGCCTCAAATAGTTACAAACCTCGTTCCAAGATGTATGATGGCGTGGGTGATAACCACCTCACTCGAAGTCCAGATACGAGCGAACATTATCGAGGTTCAAGAACGAGAAGATCAAGAAATCAGTTTGTTGTCAAAGCTTATACAACCAAAGCTGGAAATGCTGATGCAGAAGGAAACATTGTGATAAATCCTGATCAATATAATAAAGGAGATATCAGAACAGATCACAGCAATGCCAAGTTTTTTGTGATTAAATCGTATAGTGAAGATGATGTTCACAAGAGCATCAAATACGGTGTCTGGTCATCAACACTGCATGGGAACAAGAAATTGCAGAGTGTATATGAAGATGCTCAGAGAATAGCCACTGAGAAGTCTTGTGAATGCCctattttcttattcttttct GTCAATGCCAGTGGTCTGTTCTGTGGTGTGGCTAAGATGACCGGTCCAGTTTCCTTCAACCGAGACATGGATTTTTGGCAGCAAGACAAATGGAGTGGAAGTTTTCCTGTCAAATGGCACATCATTAAAGATGTTCCTAATAGCTATTTCAGGCACATAATTTTACACAATAACGAGAATAAGCCAGTGACCAACAGCCGAGACACACAAGAG GTAATGCTGAAACAAGGACTCGAGGCGCTAAAACTATTCAAAAATCATGCGGAAAGGACTTCCCTATTAGATGATTTTATGTACTATGAAAACCGCCAGAGACTCATGCAGGAAGAGAAAGCAAGACTTCCATTCAGGACCTTTCGCAGCCCATTTCCCATTCCCAAACCGAATATTTCTGAC